aattttaaatgcataaagAGATCAAATTCTACGCACaatggcagaagcgtctccacacTCTGTTgcgcacgaacgctcgaacaacagcagcCACGAACGCtcaatctacacgaccgcaacacagcaacGAACatttcgcgctcgtcctcaacaatctcctcggtcacgagcTCCTCTGCAACActaacggcctccacagcaccacgaaaggcctccagaaaacctcgatggtgtcgagatgagtatgacaccaccaataaggctaccttggtattctctgtgtgagaatctagagggtgggctctgttcggacttggtctgaggcagacgaacgaaggaaacaccgatcgcgtacaCAACTGGGCAAGAGGGAGATGACGgagacctattgtataggtcgatgcccaatagtttagataaaactaagcgatcgtctagcaaaagcaatccgatcgtttagctcatcgtttagctcggtctgtcgcctacagactctacacgatcgtttaccttgggccagcgattgtatagcaaaactatgtgatcgtttagtaaatactgcacgatcgtttagctctactaTGCACGATCGTTCAGCTCGCTCaatcgtcgtttagtaaatttgaatttacttgacgacttcgtgagttttttttttttcggggagagaaaactcaaaactttttcaatcttttgtaaaaaaaaaatttttgaaaatgagaaaaacattttccttttaaacacacgattaccatgatccaataaccacccactactttggttatttaaaagaaaaagaattaattatccaataattaatattattataaacataaatgatatcCAATTTATcatacaaaattttgttataataacGAATCACAAAGGAAATTATGGTTAAAATCTCATAAGTTTACATCATGATTACTTTGTATGTGCaattgtaaaataattaaatctcaTAACTCCATATTATTATCACACTTTATGTGTAACTATATGTTAGTTAACTGCACAACtataataatatgataagtgctaaaattgatttaaaaattgaagaatattttaacgatttgaaaaaaaaaagaaatatcacttcgtaaaaaaatggtaattcaaaaatatgagaaatatacaactaatttattaagaatatatatataattatgaaaatcgttaaaataatactttaaggatatgagaaatatacaactaatttattaagaatatatgtataaaattatggaaaaataattcaaagatttggataaaattgaataggtaaaaagtaaaaaaaaatcattcaaacatttgaataaatttgaaatttgattagataaaataaaatttaataatatatggatatttaaagTATTAATATAGTagaaaaatttggatatttaattcatgttagattaatttgaaaaatggttaaacaaaatttaaattaataataaaatatgaagaTTATGTTAACTAGATAGGCAAAATCAGGAGGGCGATTGTTCTGGAGGAAAATCAGCAATTACACGATATACATAACTAACTCGACCTTGTGTTTTATTCTACAATTACCTtatatttgtagtttcatcaataacaaCTACAAACCAGACAAGGGCAAATcaagaatttaaaaatttatagccATGTGCATGTCATGTGAGTTGCAAATCTTATTCCTCGGCGATTATGTCATTTTTCAAAACGAAACCTTAAATTTTGCCATACACTCCAAtttccccccaaaaaaaaatcaattttgacccAATTACTTATATCAACCAACTACGCATACGCATAGCATATGATGCAACTTATGCAACATTCTAACCAAGTTAATGGCTTTCTAATtacttttcttccttcttttctttttcctttctaatCTATCCCTCTTTGAATTGATAAATTTCCATCATGGAAGTAAATAGAAAAGAGTAAAGAAACAAAGACATACCAGGTTagtagagttaaaaaaaaaaaaaaaaaaaaaaaaaaattacaagtgGCCTAACCATACTaagaagtttcttcaaaatagCTTAAAAGAGTGGGGGATTATGTTCTTCATCCATATTGTTAAGGAGAGTGCTAATTTccccaattaaacaataattctAAAGCTTTCAGGACTCTACTTTTCTTTTCAAGacttgagagaaaataaattacCTATTAACCTTTACTAGGAAGTTAAATCTTCCCACTACTTCGGAGAAAGATCTTGACTACGCTTAGCAGCAGCGACGACAGCATTCATAAACATACCACGGAGTCCTCCCTTCTCTAGTTCATGTATACCAGCAATGGTAGTCCCACCAGGTGATGTAACATCATCCTTGAGCTGCCCTGGATGCTTTCCAGTTTTAGTGACCATGGAGGCTGCACCTAACACCTGTAAACAAATTCTGAACCATTTAATTTCCATTGGTAAATTTGAAGCAGAGTATGAGATTTCAATTCGTCCAAAACCAAATAACTATGCTTAACATGTTTGAGAACTCCCtatatattagtaattagcTAGGGAGTTTGTTAAACTTGATTATAAATCGAGGGGGAGAGTAAGGGATAACAGAAGTAATATTTTGGTGAATGAACTGGAGTTTGAGAGAGATTTGAATTACTTGGATATCTTGTGAGTTTTCTCATCACTTGCATTTcattattgattgtgttttggTTCCTACGAAGTTCATTGTATAGGGAAATCAATTAGGAAATGAATAGTGATTGATTTTCAGGGAAGAGAAAGGTCAATAGATTAACAACAATCATTCCACAAAATGTGATAACTTTTAGCATCCTCGTGTTCTATATGGCATCTATCAGATAATACAAGAATAAATATGCGAGCATTATATATCATAGAAGGGTcagtttcttcatttatttactTGTATATGGACAGCATCTTCGATAGAAAGTttactttttaactttttgtcCTTGACATGAAAAGGCAAGTTCgatcttttctttatttcaagTTTGATCGTTTTTCGGATTATAAAATCacattgtaaaataaaatgctAAGATATAGCAGTATATATCCATTTACGGACTCCAACAATATCGAtacttgtttcttttcttttctttttttcaaaaagaaagagTCTATGATCTTTCATTATTCACTGTGGTCATGGAAGCAAGGGTATTTCTAATTTACTTAGTACAGCCTAGTTATTATGGTACACAACATTAATTACTTTAAACATAGGTACACCCGATGAATTTGACTCACAGTTTGAGAAGCTAGACCCATTGCAAGTTCTCGTGGTAGACCTGCAGCAACGCCTCCGTCTGCCAAAGCTTCAATTGCTAGGAATATGTATGCTGGCCCACTTCCACTGCATAATTCCatttacatataatataatagtatCTATTAGCTGGAGAATGCCGATGAAAACCAAAAATTGGAAGTAAATCTTATTGAAATACgcattagaaagaaaattacaaAGGGTTGCCAACCGCCTGAGAGGCTTATTTCTTTCTCAAGACTATAAAACATATGCTAGTCTCTAAACCCTTTATTTATGAACAGTTCTCAAACAAActcccaaactaataattgataTGTCCGTAATATTCTAATAGTattctaataaataaatattctaaTAATATCCTAACATTTCATCTCGTATCCCCAACAAAAGCAAGCTCCAAAATCATTAGGAAGTGCAATacagaaagaagaaaatttgtaaaactGTGAGACTCAGGTCTTACAATATATTACATACCTCAGACCAGTGATTGCATCAAAAAATTTCTCATCAGCTTCCCATATCTTACCCACAGATCCAAATAATTTAGCTACTAGTTGTCCATCCTCCTTTATTGCACCTTCTCCCAAGCTCATGACTAGTCAAACAGAAGCAGAACTTCTCATTGGTCAGAACATGAGTacaaaaaaatagtgaaaactGTAGAGTAAAACATTAAAGCCTCGTTTggtaacattttattttatttttttgtttttgaaaattaaacctatggaCTCTACtcctacctccaaatttcttcctttattatctacttttcaccaatggtttaaaaaactaagctaaattttgagaactaagagaagttgttttgaaaaagttgtttttatttttggaatttggctaagaattcaaccattgtagttaagaaagatgcaaattattataagaaatgtaaatgaaatagacttaattttcaaaaacaaaaataaaaaaccaaatggttaccaaacagaaCCTAAGTATTTTTCGTTCTTCTCCATGCCATGCACTGAGCAAGACGAATTAAAAATCTCAATATGGGTCATCCAGATCATGTAATGTAGTACTGAAGTTGGTTAATATATTTTCTGAGCTTGGCTTGGCTTGGCTTGTTGGATGAAGCTTCCAAGCAAACCAGACTATCAATCAGAAAGTCAAACAAAATTCACCACAAACATGAAGAAGCTGCAGTCTCTAGATTAAAGATACCAAATGAAGAAACCTTCGTCCTCAAAttattttcttatctttttATTTAGAGTTTCCAGATGCCTGTATCTCTTTTCTTATATAACTTGTAATGGTAGATTCATTAACTATAGCATTTCAAGAAGATTCAGCAAATGTAAATCAAAACCTGCACCCTGATTGACCAATTAATTGGATCCCTCACTTCCCATTGCAGTTTTGACTGTTAGatcattaatataattaaataccagaaaaatcaattttatccTCTCTAAAAAGTAACACCGATTTCAGCATTCTAGAAACAGATACGAGCAAGGGTAATgacattaaatttaaacataagaGGAGAAGATAATACCTGATGCAGCCTCACCAACCGCCGCGGGAGTATTTGGCATAACTCTAATGAACCGGTTATGACCTGCCCAATCCTAAATGTATAAAGCATTACTCCAAGTGCAATTGTACGTAGAAAGCAAGAATAATATATACAAGTATGTGATTAAATTGAAGCTTTTTAACTAATAAACGAGaccataaaagaaaatattgattAGAATAAAGTTGAGATAAGTTTGAACTTTTAAGAGTCGAGCATTCATCTATGAACACTTGTAGGAAAAATAGTTTTGGATAACTTTGCttttaaataacaataattcTTCGATAAAGACTCTTGCGAAAGAAAGGAAACACTAATTAAGTGCTTCTCCTAAAATCACTTCAAAAGCTTGAAAGGTacttctaaaatttttaaaaccatttttattaTCTAACCAAACACTCTATAAAATCTGAAAAGTGCCATTAAAGGGCTAAAAGCATATCACTTAGAAGTGATGTCAAACTCATCCCAAGTGCTTTTTGTTCAAGTACTTCAAAATGCTTGAGAATGATATGAGAATTATTGAACTTACTTTTAACCATTTAACCAAACACTACAAAAAGTTGGAGAAAATCACATCAAACTTACCCTATACAGCAAAAGAAATCAGTAAAAACTGTTTCATTCCATAAATAAAATTCAGGCAAAATATTCAAACAGAAACCCCAAATTTGATATGAATAGAGAAAGCTATGTGTATCAGAATCCCAGAGGCTGGTGTTTTATCACATAACACCCAACTCAAAAAAAAACAATCTCATCCAGCTGAACATCCAAAAAAACAAGTTAGTAAAGTCAAGAACCTGCAGATCTTTCAGTTTTACCCCAGCAGCAACCGAAACCAAAAGCTTCTTCCCTGAGAGTAGAGGCCTCAACTTCAACACCACATTCTTAACTGCAACAAATATTACCCATCAGTGATGATTTGACATAAAATTGATGAAGAAAACAAACTTCTTAGGTAACAGTCCTTCAAAAGACAAATCACTATAAACCCATATCATTATTTCGAGATACAAATCACCAGAGCTTCTCTCAAAACGTCCAGAGACATTTCtctactaattttttaaaacatttttcaagaAAACAATGAGAAtatcaagaaaaataaaataaatgaatgaataaacAAATGGGGGAAAACAGAACAGCAATAAATGAAATGAACAAGAGCCGTACCAACTTGAGGCTTAACAGATAAAATGACCAcatcactttcttcaaccaCCTGATGAAAAGcaatcaaaaaatgaaaaaaaaaaaaaaaaaaaaggcaaggaCAATTCTGTTTATGTAAAAGAACAGAGACTAATAAACACAGGATTGAACTTGAAAGATGAATGATAATCATACGTTGTCGTTCTTGGGGAGGACTTGAACACCGAAGGATTCGAAGGCAATGCGGCGACTAGGGTTGGAATGAACAGCCGTGGAGATACGAGAAGGAGGTAAAAGACCAGATTGGACAATTCCTTTGGCTATACTCTCGGCCATTTTTCCAGCTCCGATGAACCCTAATCTATAAGCATCAATTGAAATGGGAAGGACCTCCATTGATTCCGATCGAAAGCTCTTCTCCGGCGACCGGCTGCGCTATCAAAATCCACAGTAACGGCTCAACCGCGACATCCCGTTTTGAAGGAGGAACCAAACTcgcaattttgtttttttttggatctttttattttctctttatttttcatatGCTTTTTGCTGTGTATTTTCAgttaaattacaatttaaattgaattcatgtgttcttttttataatttaattgcttttttttttagtttactcattttttaaattaagagaatttcttctcttttttttttaaagggaaaaaaagcacatttttcctcttttaatttgataatagGGATATCTTAGGtcaaataaatcattaaataaaaaaaatccaatttcttttttttttttttacattcacattaaaaggaaaaaatcacatttatgacttaaaaagaaaaaaaaatttcccccATTTCTATTATCATtcactttaaaagaaaaaaaaaactcaaaaagaattttttatattttattgaaaaattcttataaattgaaaattttcaaaaatatttatagcaaaaaattccAAAAGTGTTTGtacttttggaattttttgctatagaatgcaaatatttttaaacatatcTTTATTAGaagtgttcaaaaaatccgatgagATTTCGATCAACCTAACCCTACCCAACCTGTGCggtttaggttgggttgggttcaaataaatgaaaattttatagattgggttggttcatgggttcacctaatataaaccaaaccaactcgaatttaatattaactttaaaatatattttttttattacatataacacAATTATNgttggttcatgggttcacctaatataacccaaaccaacccgagtttattattaactttaaaatatattttttttattacatataacacaattattgatacatatattgattttaattttatttaatttcaatattttttaaaataatttattattcaacaactcttaaaagtaattTCTTTAcactttaaaagaaaatttttactatataaattgaaattgagttactaatcttaattcaatatatgaaaataattaaataagacatttacatatttatgttgtgtttctttttagaacaaaattttaaacaaatgacccgattaacctaaaccaacccaacctaaaCACCCCtaatctttatatttaaaaagactcctattttatctataaataaatttccattaaatcattaattaaattttctccaCCTATTCTTGGGACATTAAAAAAATCCTATTTTCTGGAATTCAcattaaaagatttaaaaaaataaaaaaatctatttttatctaataatttCGATTTTCaacagaaaaaaaatattattttctctaattcaccatctttaaataattttataatatgatATTCAAGTTAAAtgcatgaaattattttttaaaagaatctaTCATTCATGTTAGATGATAAGAATATTTCCCCAAAAACATGatttttatctaataatttcaattttcaataaaaaaaattctcattttatttaattcatattaaattcatgTATAAAAAAATTTTGATCCATCTactttaaacaaaagaaaatttcgtttcaattttaattttttttttcaagactTGATTTAAGatcaaatcaaattaagatTTGAATATAAGTTCTTCATGTGTCCTAAATTTTGAAGGAGGATGAAAAGTGTGATATTATtcgtatttattttttatttaatgtaattttgtatgttattctATTGTTACCTAcaaatattttgtattttgtattctattttttcCACTTACTTATAcatgaagactctcttcgagATGAATGATCGTAAatgcaaaacaaaaattataaatttatttatatttacaaaAGGTTAGTTTATGTATGTCTATAAACTTTTATACTAGatctaaaattatattattttctttttctcttctttaattattattaaatttgtaaaattaatgtaGACAAATTTCCCCtacatattttcataaaattggttctatattttgaatgtatttatttatttactatttgaTAGATACATGTTAAATATTTTGGAATCTTCTCATATCTCCAATGGTGTTAGTTTTCTTACCCAATCTCTTGAGATTATGGttagcaaaataataatgagtGCAAATAATAATTTCAGTTGCAaggtaattaatatgaaataatattttcatttaaattgaAAGTGGATAATCaaatcaatcaaataaaatatacatatatactttttaattatcaaatacttAATACCTAAAAAATAGtgcaaatcaaaataaaaaccaatatttttttaacttactagaaaattattacaaaatttaaaaaatatatagttttaaaataaagtttggATTAAATAGGTAGTAACCAAATTATgccaactaaaaaaaaaattaatttactggataattagttttttttttaaatagaaacaATATGATCTTggtttaatataaagtttgaaattaaacttTTGTAAACATAATAAATCTCCTCCATTTCATTCCATAAACTTTTTATTAGTACGACATTGCCTTATTTTATTAGTAGCTGCTACTTTAATTTGATAACAAACTATTAGATAGTTaacttataataatagttaatgaattattttttcttgatcgataattaatgaattattacttataataaattaaaggaCAAATATTGATTTATACGGTTGAACTTTgagaattatattaatttaaaccataaactaataattatatcaatttaaactcaaaatgttgaaggttgtatcaatttaaatcctgaattttgcgagttgtatcaatttaatcttcaaattaataattgtatcaatttaaaccttgaagtttcataagtatatcaatttaaaccttaaatttcataagtgtatccaaataaaacatagtgaaaatttagagtttaaattgataaaaatattagtttggggtttaattgatacaaattTGGGTTtagattgatacaattattagtttaaggtttaaattgatacaatccccaAGATTTAGAGATatacaaaactaaaatttaatttaatgttattCTATTCAATCGGTTTAATTTTACCTCTTATAcatagttttaatttattttaaaacttttgtaATTGAGTTACATCATGAATTTTACAAAAGATTTGCAACACACGTGGTATCCaactaatattattaaaataatataaataaaacattgCAAAAAGGATGAACCTAAACcttgaaattattattttttagtttgtttaccattttaattttaaaattttattttacttaataTCATTTGGTTAGTTACGCTTCAATGtaaactaatatgatatttttaaaattttcaaaattaattaataattgattacttatatacatatacacacacacacatatatatatatatatatttatatttatcatcTAATTTCCaacttcaaaatttgatttaaattatctttttaattttcaattttgtattaactatttaataataataaatatttttcttcattataaTTTGAATTGATTGGATTACCTatctaattttaaactttaatttaaatcaatattaatatCATTTATCGTACTCAGtttcaaataattgaaaaatactttttgttGGAATAGATTTGATTATCCACCtttaattaaatccaaattattattattattttcttttttaaaaaatcataataatggTCTAgtaactaaaataataatattttttatatataaagatTTAATTacctatttaatttcaaatattaatttaaaataatttttgtattaattagttaataactaaaaattaatatttttattttgatcatGAAAGATTTTATTGCCTATAttatatattacaaaaatagATATCCAATCTTTAGAGTCTCTAAAAGCCATCTATCACTCTTCCATCTCTCATGTGTTAGTCCATGTGCATTTGGTGGAATTTAAAAAGCACACACTTTCGCACGAGGTTTTCAAAGAAATTTGTTTCGTagaatttgaactttgtatCTGTATCAATTTCAGTATAGCAAGTACAATCTCTAACCTAATAATTTTTTGATGcgttcaaaataaactttaatatttaaactggttgatcttttacttttggacggacttgttgatctttttttaTGATCAGCCATTAGACTTGTTGAtatgttgatctttttggattaTTGGTCAATTTtaggagaattctctctaggttCTCTAGAGTGTAGAGTTGCTGACTCCCACAAATGGATagagctcctctatttatagagttctttGGCAGGCTTTGTGGGCTAAGGCTTAGTTGGTCCATAGGCCTCCcattgggcccaattagttggatttgggcccaatttgatatttgCACTAAATTAAGTTTACTTTTTCCCCAAATAGACTTTAGCCTAAATTATAATACCAAAatagatcaaattaattttattcgaTCCAACGGTCAAGATGCAAACACGTGGCATCATCGGAATTTgcaaatttatgttttcaacttcaatttgggacacatggtGACTTCTAATTagtccaaaattcaattttttgaaattttgtcattaatttagtaaatgatgtgacaatttgtgattggtccaaaatttatCCTTCTAAATCCATGCACTCTCTACCCCGATCAAAAttaagtattttaattttttacctaataggttttcaacttcagccttatactctttaaacttttcaaatgcttcagacttatgttccattaggtataagtaaccatacctcgaatTTCATCTATGAAcgagatgaagtattcataccttcctctagcctttacattcattggactacAAAGATCcaaatgtatgagctctaagggttatttgactctataaccttttccactaaaaggtctaGTCATTTTCCTTCGAGACAGGATTCGCGTgcaggtaatgaatcatcttatAACTGACTTAGAAGtcaattctttaccaatctcccgatcctatcgagatttatgtggctTAATCTCAAATGTCAAAGATACgtatcattgttacttggagaaattcttcgcctttttgtttgagtatttgatgttttaaacatctcatgatttaaaagtgcttttgattcagttgttctgaacacatataagttgtcttctagtttagccgaacaaatagtcacaccatttttcattatgaatgcttcatttgaattaaaagaaatagagtacgattgttcaattaaataggaaatagaaacaaggttcctcctcattttgggaataatgtataagttttctaaaaacagAAATCTagttccaaaaaacaacttagcaGCTCCCACTACATGAGCTGAAATGACGTCTTCTGTTCCAACTttgagcgtcatttcaccctTTTCAAGCTGTTGGAAGGAACTAATCcatgtaaagaagaacaaatgtgaTTATGACTCATGAGTCAAGTGTCCAACCATCATGGTTATTTTCACTAAATAGGTTTCTAGGACAACTAAATCATATTcaccttccttctctttcttcttctcaggaAGATACTTGAGACAATTGCTTTTCAGTGACCATCATATTACAGTGGAAGCATTTGCCTTGTCAGCCTTTAACTTTGCCCTTGTCTTTTCCAGCAGCAAGAGCCTTCCCCTtttatcatttctttttctggGTCTTCTTAAAACCAGAGCTTGAAGGAacagacttagttctagaggatgaacccttatggaactttttgggATGGGCAACATTTGCTTCTCCTTCTACTGGTCTCTTACCTTTCATAAGGGACTGAAAAATCTGTAACTTATTTAGAAGGGTAGtcaggttatattgtattttattcataaccacATTGCTGTTTGAAGAAAAACTCTTTGGAAAAGATCTAAAATAAAGGACATTTGACTCTACTCATCGATGAACGCACCGTTTATTACAGCGATATTGAACTAGACCATCAAGTCGAGAACCTTGTTCTCTCACTGATTGGCTTTCTTTCATGCGCacattgtaaatgtacttgagTGCCTTGTGTCAAATCTAAATGGATGGTTATCcatgttggggatgatgccctaaagtctcgtgtcctgtagtttgtaaatagtttgaacgaacgcttgtgatgtatagtatatgatatttacttcacttcttgactttgtacatttggatgttttatttgatcccagggtttgaacgatgtggtgccacactgaaagatctcttaacgaagagttccatgagtgccGTCGGATCTCTCCAATTTCACTGTGACCAAAATATACCAAATACATTTGAACATACAGCTATGCAAATATAcagtaattaacgacatgcttagAACATTAAAAtgtaagggaaagagttctcataccagttgaaggcGCTCTTCAAGCTATGGAACTCAATGCAGTGGAAGACCTCTACTCGATCAACAAACGCCCAGCAGATGCGTCGGTTATAGCAGCACGAACAATCGCAAACAAACGAACGCAACGAGGACGAGACCGTAGAAAAGAGCcctaggtattctcggagtgagaaccccaagtgtggtctttggtgattttggtagaggtaggaggaagaactgaTTGTGTAGAcaataaacaagtgggagagaatgagaagctatcacatagcaagatgcttatcgcttagaagaaactacacgctcgtgtaggttttactgagcgatcatttaggaaaaggtaggcgatcgtttagcaaacacgacacactatcgatcgtttaggaaagctaatcgatcgtttaggaattagtgtgcgatcgtttaggcgttgagcgactatcgcataggctctcgactttaagcgatcgtttacgcTTCCACACCAAGCAAAACCTTCCGATCTTTTTTCGAACCcttcaaaatgaaaccaaatttcatttttattcttcggttacaataaccgacactcttttcccactaacgcacgttcaagagaaattttaagttaattatcatataattaaccaattaaatattaataaatataatcatattatatttttaccctatagtttgatatcacatatctactatagtaatttctcctttacttgatataaatcatatttatatctaatttcctccaaaataatatatctcatac
The nucleotide sequence above comes from Benincasa hispida cultivar B227 chromosome 3, ASM972705v1, whole genome shotgun sequence. Encoded proteins:
- the LOC120072844 gene encoding pyrroline-5-carboxylate reductase isoform X2, producing the protein MEVLPISIDAYRLGFIGAGKMAESIAKGIVQSGLLPPSRISTAVHSNPSRRIAFESFGVQVLPKNDNVVEESDVVILSVKPQVVKNVVLKLRPLLSGKKLLVSVAAGVKLKDLQDWAGHNRFIRVMPNTPAAVGEAASVMSLGEGAIKEDGQLVAKLFGSVGKIWEADEKFFDAITGLSGSGPAYIFLAIEALADGGVAAGLPRELAMGLASQTEPKHNQ
- the LOC120072844 gene encoding pyrroline-5-carboxylate reductase isoform X1; this encodes MEVLPISIDAYRLGFIGAGKMAESIAKGIVQSGLLPPSRISTAVHSNPSRRIAFESFGVQVLPKNDNVVEESDVVILSVKPQVVKNVVLKLRPLLSGKKLLVSVAAGVKLKDLQDWAGHNRFIRVMPNTPAAVGEAASVMSLGEGAIKEDGQLVAKLFGSVGKIWEADEKFFDAITGLSGSGPAYIFLAIEALADGGVAAGLPRELAMGLASQTVLGAASMVTKTGKHPGQLKDDVTSPGGTTIAGIHELEKGGLRGMFMNAVVAAAKRSQDLSPK